The Neisseria macacae ATCC 33926 genome contains the following window.
TGATGTTAGAATGATTGTTTATATTGATGAATGAATCACAAGGGGCTTGTCGATATGTCCTTATCCATTGACGAACAGCTTTTGCCGCACCGCAATGCCATCGATGAAATCGATGCCGAGATTTTGCGCCTGTTGAACGAGCGCGCAGGCCATGCGCACGCCATCGGCGAATTGAAAGGAACGGGCGCGGTGTACCGTCCCGAGCGCGAAGTCGCGGTATTGAGGCGGATTCAGAGTTTGAACAAAGGCCCGTTGCCTGACGAATCCATCGCAAGGCTGTTTCGCGAAGTGATGAGCGAATGCTTGGCGGTGGAGCGTCCGCTGACGATTGCCTACCTCGGTCCGCAGGGAACGTTTACCCAGCAGGCAGCTATCAAACATTTCGGCCATGCCGCCCATACCGCCGCATTTCAAACCATAGACCAGTGTTTCCGACAAGTCGAAACGCGGCAGGCAGATTATTTGGTCGCACCGGTTGAAAACTCGACCGAAGGTTCGGTCGGACGCACCTTAGATTTATTGGCGGTAACCGCATTGAAAGCCTGCGGCGAAGTCATTGTCCGTATCCATCACAACCTCTTGCGTAAAGGCACGCACGAATTGGGCGGCATCACAAAAGTCATCGCACATGCTCAAGCGCTGGCGCAATGCAACGACTGGCTCGGACGCAACCTGCCCAACGCCGAACGCATCGCCGTTTCCAGCAACGGAGAGGCGGCAAGGCTGGTGGCAGAATCAGACGACCCCAGTATCGCCGCCATCGCAGGGCGTACCGCGGCCGATATTTATCATTTGAACTATGTCGCCGAATGCATCGAAGACGAGCCGAACAACACCACGCGCTTCTTGGTCATGGGGCATCAAGATACAGGCAGCAGCGGCAAAGACAAAACCTCGCTGGCAGTCTCCGCGCCCAACCGAGCCGGCGCCGTCGCCGCGCTGTTGCAGCCGTTTACCGAATCAGGCATTTCAATGACCAAGTTCGAAAGCCGCCCGAGCAAATCCGCGCTGTGGGAATACCTGTTCTTCATCGACATCGAAGGACATCAAAACGACGAAAAAGTCCAAAACGCACTGCGGCTCTTGAGCGAACGCGCATCGTTTGTCAAAGTCATCGGTTCCTATCCGGCAGCCGTTTTGTGATGTAACGGAAATAAAGAAGGTCGTCTGAACATTCAGACGACCTGTTTTTTCGCTAAACAAGGGTCGTCTGAAATATTGAACGCGTTTTTTCAGAACCAATCAGACTTCGGTATGAATGCCGCGCTTTTTAAAGGATGCTTTTACACGCTCATGCCAGTCTTTGATAAACAGCGGCACAGTTCTTTTGAACAGCAGGCATAAGATAAAGACGGGTATAAAGCCGATTTTTTATAAAATGCCGTCTGAAATTTCAGACGGCATTTGGTCTATTAGAATTTCGGCATTGAGCAGCCTTCTGAGACAACAATCTTACATCCAGAAACACCGGCTGCACGACATTTCCTTAAGGCTTCAGTTTCTGCAAGTCCGGGTTCTTTCATTCCGTAAAATGTCTTTAATATTTTTCCTTTATTACCTTGGGCAACGGCAATGCAGCCATTCCTGACTGAAGCAGCTATTACGCAAGGTTTATTGCTTCCTTCCCGTTCACAGGTTCTGATGGCTTCTCTCTCTGCAGCAGCTCGGGAATCCATATCGAGTGCGCCGCCCGAAATGCCCGTTTTAAGGTTAACTGCCAGTGCACCATATTTTGATGGAACATTGATATTAACAATTTCCGTAGGCTGTTTTCGTTGGTGCTGACGAGACGACGCACAGTTGGGATTGTAGCCATACTGACATAATGCCGAATTGTTTTGCAATGCGCCTCTGGTTGCATCATAAGTGGGATCAGCTGCATAAACGTTAAGGCTAGTCAGTCCCAACAATACAAAAAACAATTTTTTCATTACAATTCCAATCTTTTGTTTTTTAAAAATTTTAATATTTAAATGTAGAAATACTAGGATGGCTTACTTCCTTTGCCGGGTTGTTTCATGGTGTCTGTGATCACTGTCTGACTGCTACCTGTTGTCCATGAAGTATTATATTACTTATTCAATTTGCTGCGTTTTTTCAACATGACCATTCCATCGGGCAGCCCACTCTTTTAATAAACAGTGGCGTTTTTCAAATGTCCGACGCAAAGTCGGTAGTCCGATTAGCCGGTCAATCGTTTTTCCCAGCCCGAAAGTAAATTCCACCGTATCCGTCACACAGGTACGCCCTCCGGAAAATCTGAATTCATGCGTATGGCGGAAGGAGCGGTAAATCCCTTTCAGCATCAGGTCGGTAAACGATTGGTTCGGCTCAAGCGAAATGATTTCGGCACGATGCCGCAACCAAATCCCGCAAACTCTGTATCTGAAATCCAAAATATCTCCACGCGCCCAGTATTCCTTTTCCGACAGCCATTGCACGTCAAACGGAAATTGACAGGCAAACCCGTGTCGGGAAGTGCAGTAGCGGAATATCGGTTCGAGCGGCGCATCCAGCCGGACGCTGCGGGTGTAAGTCAGCATGATATCGACCGTTGTGGGTAAAAATGGGGATGTTGATAAGAGTGGTGCGGTCGGTATCAGTTCATAAATTGCATTGAACGGCGTGATTTGGTGTTGATAATAGAATAAAGGTCGTCTGAAAATTTTCAGACGACCTTTATGATAAATCGCGGCAGCGGGTTCAAATTATTCTTGGCTGATGGGTTCGAAGCCCGGGCAGTCTTCATTATTTTTGGAATTGCTTGCCCAGAAGATGCCGTCGCTGTTGAGGTAAACGGAGCAGGTCTCGGTGGACTTGTATTCGTCTGTGGGTTTGGCTTCGAGGATGTATCTTGAGGAGGCGGAGTTTACGATTTTTTTATCGTTGTCGTCCGGGCCTTCGAAGTTGAAGATGGAGATATTGAAATATTGGTTTTGAACCAAGGGGGGCAAGGCGGGATTGCCTGCTTCGGCTTTTACGGTCGCATGCTGGGCGTAGTAACGCTCGAGGTTTTGGGCGTTGATCAGCAGCTCGGAGCGGACGCTTTCCAAGCGTGTTTTGCGGACGTAGCGTTGGTAAGAGGGATAGCCGATCGTCGCTAAAATCGCGATGATCAGGACGACAACGAGTAGCTCGGGGAGAGTAAAACCTTGTGATTTGTTTTTCATAGTAAGTGTCATTGTGTTGTTATATTTATCATGCCGGGTCGTCTGAAAGGTTCGGGGAGGCGGCCGTTGTTGGGTTTGATAGATGTTGAATTATAGTTCTTTTCTCTTGTTTTGAATGTTTGGATAAATATTGAGATTGGGAAAATATGTAAATACGTTGAAATATTCTGGAAAAGGGTTTTGATTATTTCTATTTAAAACAATAAGTTAAATTTTAGTTTAGTCGGTTATTGTCTTGGCTGGGGTGGATGTTTACAGTAAAATCTGCCCGTTTTCAGCGTTTTCGGCGGATAAGTGTTGGGATTATGCGACATGAATCGGGTGCCGGATTGAACAGATGAAATGGATGAATCAGAAAGTCAGTTATGGCAAAAATTATTAATAAATGGACGGTTGGAATAACGGTTGCTGCGGTGCTTGGGTTTGCTGCGTGGTCTTATTTCCAGCCCGAACCGCAAACTTCTTACATCACGGAAACGGTCAAACGCGGCGACATTAGTCAGACGGTATCCGCCACGGGCGAGATTTCGCCGTCGAATCTGGTGTCGGTGGGCGCGCAGGCTTCTGGGCAGATTAAGAAGCTGTACGTCAAGCTCGGACAGCAGGTCAAAAAGGGCGATTTGATTGCGGAAATCAATTCGACCACTCAGGTGAACACGCTGAATACGGAAAAATCCAAGCTGGAAACGTATCAGGCGAAGTTGGTTTCTGCCGAAATTGCGCTGAACAGCGCGGAGAAGAAATACAAGCGCGAGGCGGCTTTGTGGAAGGAAAACGCGACGTCCAAAGAGGATTTGGAAAGCGCGAAGGATGCGCTGGCTGCGGCTAAGGCAAACGTTGCCGAGCTGAAGGCTTCCATCAAGCAAACCAAAATTTCCATTAATACCGCCGAATCGGAATTGGGCTATACCCGCATTACCGCGACGATGGACGGTACGGTGGTGGCGATTCCGGTGGAAGAAGGGCAGACCGTGAACGCGGTGCAGTCCACGCCGACGATTATCCAGTTGGCGAATCTGGATACGATGTTGAACAAAATGCAGATTGCCGAAGGCGATATTACCAAGGTCAAAGCGGGGCAGGATATTTCGTTTACGATTCTGTCCGAACCGGATACGCCGATTAAGGCGAAGCTCGACAGCGTCGACCCGGGCTTGACCACGATGTCGCTGGGCAGCTATACCACCAGTACGGACACGACTTCCAATGCGATTTACTACTACGCCCGCGCTTTGGTGCCTAATCCCGACGGCAAACTTTCCATCGGTATGACGACGCAGAACACGATTGAAATCAACGGCGTGAAAAACGTTTTGCTCGTGCCGACGCTGACGATTAAAAAACACGACGGCAAATCGTTTGTCAGCGTTTTGGGCGCGGACGGTAAAGCTTCGGAACGCGAGATTACGGTCGGTCTGAAAGACAGTATGAACACCGAAGTGAAAAGCGGTTTGAAAGAAGGCGACAAGGTGGTGATGTCGGAAATGAGCGCGGCGGAGCAGGCTGAAGCGGCGCAACGCGCCATGCAGGGCGGTCCGCCGAGATAAATAGGCAATAGGTCGTCTGAAAGTTTTGTTTCTGAGCAAAATCCCCCTTTCAGACGACCTTTCCATTCCATACATCATTATCGGTCGGACACACTTATGAGCTTAATCGAATGTAAAAACATCAACCGCTACTTCGGCAGCGGCGCGAACCGCGTTCATGTTTTGAAAGATGTCAGCCTGTCGATAGAGAAAGGCGATTTCGTCGCCATCATCGGGCAGTCCGGTTCGGGCAAATCCACGCTGATGAACATCCTCGGCTGCTTGGATAGCGCGACTTCGGGTTCGTATCAAATCGACGGCATCGAAACCGCCAAAATGGAGCCGGACGAATTGGCGGCATTGCGGCGCGAACGCTTCGGCTTTATTTTCCAACGCTACAACCTTTTGGGTTCGCTGACGGCGCGGGACAACGTCGCCCTGCCTGCCGTGTATATGGGCATGGGCGGCAAAGAGCGTTCGACGCGTGCGGAGAAACTGTTGCAAGATTTGGGTTTGGAAGGCAAAGAAGGCAACAAACCCAGCGAACTTTCCGGCGGTCAGCAGCAGCGCGTCTCCATCGCCCGCGCCCTGATGAACGGCGGCGAAATCATCTTCGCCGACGAACCGACCGGCGCGCTCGATACCGCCAGCGGCAAAAACGTAATCGAAATCATCCAAAAGCTGCATAAAGAAGGGCATACCGTGATTATGGTTACGCACGATCCCGGTATCGCCGCCATCGCCAATCGCATCATCGAAATCCGCGACGGCGAAATCATCTCCGACAGTTCAAAAAATCCCGAAATCCCCGAAAGCAAAATAGAACGCATCAAAGAAAAATCTTCGTGGCTGTTTTATTACGACCAATTCGTCGAAGCCTTCAAAATGTCGGTGCAGGCGATTATGGCGCACAAAATGCGCTCGCTTCTGACCATGCTCGGCATCATCATCGGCATCGCCTCGGTCGTGTCCGTCGTCGCTTTGGGCAACGGTTCTGAGAAAAAAATCCTCGCAGACATCAGCGCGATGGGGACGAACACCATCAGTATTTTCCCCGGACGCGGTTTCGGCGACAGGCGCAGCGGCAGGATTAAAACCCTCACCATTGACGACGCAAAAGTTATCGCCAAACAAAGCTACGTCGCTTCCGCCACGCCGCAGACCACCTCCGGCGGCACGCTGACCTACCGCAATACTGACTTGTCCGCCTCGCTTTACGGCGTGGGCGAACAATATTTCGACGTGCTCGGGCTGAAGCTGGAATCAGGCCGTCTGTTTGACGAGACCGATGTGAAAGAAGACGCGCAAGTCGTGGTGATCGACCAAAACACCAAAGAAAAACTCTTCGGCGCGGACGTCAATCCGTTGGGTAAAACCGTCCTCTTCAACAAACGCCCGCTGACCGTCATCGGCGTGATGAAAAAAGAGGAAAACTCCTTTGGCAACGCCGACGTATTGATGCTCTGGTCGCCCTATACGACCGTGATGCACCAAATTACCGGCGAGAGCCACACCAACTCGATTACCGTCAAAATCAAAGACGATGCCAACACCCAAGTCGCCGAAAAAGGGCTGACCGAGCTGCTCAAAACGCGGCACGGCACGGAAGATTTTTTCATGAACAACAGCGACAGCATCAAGCAGATGGTTGAAACCACCACCGGTACGATGAAGCTGCTGATTTCCTCCATCGCCTTGATTTCATTAGTGGTCGGCGGTATCGGCGTGATGAACATCATGCTGGTGTCCGTAACCGAGCGCACCAAAGAAATCGGCGTGCGCATGGCGATTGGCGCGCGGCGAAACAACATCCTGCAACAATTCCTGATTGAAGCGGTCTTAATCTGTATCATCGGCGGCTTGGTCGGAGTAGGGCTGTCCACAGCCATCAGCCTCGTGTTCAACCAATTCGTCACCGAATTTCCGATGGAAATTTCCATAGGCTCCGTCATCGGCGCGGTTGTCTGCTCGACAGCCATCGGCGTGGCGTTCGGTTTTATGCCCGCCAACAAAGCCTCCAAGCTCAATCCGATTGATGCCTTGTCTAAGGATTAAGTTTTCAGACGACCTCCAAACCTAAGGGGTCGTCTGAAAAAGCAAAAGTCGGGTCAGAACCCGACGCAACACCGAATACACGATTCACACAATACATTGCGAAAACAGCCCGAGCGTCGTCTGAATCCGCAACATATAGTAGATTAACTAAATCAGGACAAGGCGAGGCAACGCCGTACTGGTTTAAAGTTAATCCACTATATTTCAGACGACCCCTCCCGAAACAGGCATCTTCAGCCTTCAATACAAGGAAACCTATGGACGTTTACGCAACATACACAGCCTATCCGCAAAGCGGCATCGAACAAATCAAAGCCTCCTCCGGCACGCCTGCCGCCGTATCCGAATGCAGCGCAGGCAAACTATGGGACGCGCTGCATTTCGTCCTGACCGGCAAAGGCTCGGACGATGCCGACGCGGCAAACCCGTTGAGCAAAGCCATTATCGGCAACATCCTGCGGCAGGATGAAGAAGCGGGCGAACACACCGGCTGGATCGACGATACCGAAACCGCCGAAGTGGCCCAAGCCCTGAACCAAGCCGATTTCGCCGCGCTGCTCGACGGTAAAGCTGCAGCAGATTTTCAAAACAACCAAATCTACCCCGATATTTGGGGCGATGAAAAAGCCTTTGCCGAAACCCGCGCGGAATTGGCGCAGCGGTTTAAAGAACTCGCCGCGTTCTACCAAGCCGCCGCCGAACAGCATTGCGGCGTCGTGGTCAGGATTTCATGATTTCAGACGACCTTTTTGAATGGGAAAAGGTCGTCTGAAAAACGGATTCAACGGCGAAAGGTACATGAATAATTGATTTAATTGAATTTTATTGAAATGAGTAATACGAATTACGTTTGTTTTTCCTGCCGCACCGCCGTGCGCCGTCCGAAACGCTATTTCCGCCCCCAAGACAGCAGTTCGCCCCGTTGTTCGCAGTGTTCCAAACCATGTGTGGAGCTGTCCGATAGAATTCCGCTTCCGTCGAAACATAAAACCAAAGAATGGCAGAAATTGCAGCAGGATTTGTGGCGGCAACAGTTGCAAATATTGGAGAGACAGCAACGCTCCAGAGTCAGGTATAAGCATGAACTCGAACACGAAGCCGATCGGTTGGAGCGTAAACTGCAAGAGCCGATGCATCCGCAAACTGCCAAACAATTAAAACGTCTTCTGAAAAATTGTTTGAAGAACTTAGAACAAGTCAAATGACCGAGCAAGAACTGGTGCGCCGTTTCCATCAGGCTTTAACCGATATTTCCGCCCTTGCGGAAGCCATTGGCGAACTGCATTGGAAAAGGGCTTTTTTCGACAAGGCGGCGCGGACGCTTGAAAACGAATCCCTGCCTTTTGAAGAACGTTTGGAGCTTGCCTGCGAACAAAGCCACGTTTTCGGCGGCATGGGTTCTTGGAATGATTCCCCGCCGTTCTCCGCCCACGAACACGGATTGTCTGATGAGTTTGAGAAGACCACTTCGACTTTGTATGAAATACGTTCGACGGCAATGGTGCATTTAAGGTGGAAGAGCGGAAAGTAGCGTGGGCTTTGCCCGCGAAAACAAGTTGATCCATCCGATTGCTGGTTTTCAGACGACCTCCAAATCAAAGGCTGAAACATGAACCCCGACAAAGTACAACGAAGCAAGCTGAATACATTGACCGACCTGCCCAATGTCGGCAAAACCGTGGCGGAGGATTTGGCTTTGCTCGGCATCACGCAGCCGCAGGATTTGGCGGGGCAGGACGCTTATGAAATGTACGACCGCCTGTGCAGCCTGACCGCAACCCGACACGATCCCTGCATGATCGATATTTTCCTGTCGCTGGTTGATTTTATGCAGGGGAACGAACCGAAGCCGTGGTGGCATTTTACGGAACAGCGAAAAGCGTTTTTAGCCGATAAATAAACGCAGCCGATGAGATTGTTCAGACGACCTCCAAACTTTTCAGGTCGTCTGAAACCTTAAACCGAAAGACACAACATGCAGACAAAACCTTTTTTTCAGACGGCCTTATCCCTGTCGCTCGCCCTTGCCTTAAGCGCGTGCGCCGTCCACAGCACCGACAAAAACCTCACGCTCGAATCGACGGGGCAGGTCATGAGCGCGGCGGAAACCGCCGAACGCTACGACGTGAACGGCAACTGGTGGGAAATCTATCAAAGCCCGCAGCTCAACGCCCTGATGTCGCAGGCTTTGGAAAACAATATCGATTTGAAACAGGCGGCCATCAGCGTCAATAAAGCCCTGTATCAGGCGAATATTTTGGGGGCGGATTTGGTGCCGTCGTTCAGCGGCTCGTTGAGTGCGTCCACATCCAAAAACCTGAAAACCGGCAGCCACGGCAACACCTTCAGCAGCCAGCTCGGCTTGAGCTACGAATTGGATTTGTGGCGCAAACTCAGTGCCACCGCCGACGCGCAAGTATGGGAATACCAAGCTACGCAGCAGGATATGGCGAACACGCGCCTGACTTTGATCAACAATGTCGCCGATGCCTATTTCAATATTGCCTACCTCAACGAAGCCATTGAATTGGCGCAGAAATCCCTCAAGCAATATCAGGAAATCAACCGCATTGCCGAAGCCAAGTTCCGCTACGGCAGAGCCGATTCCAGCCAGCCGACGCAGGCGAAACAATCGCTCTTGAGTGCGCAAAACAACCTGATTTCCCTGAAAAACAGCCTCGACACGCAAAAACAGGTTTTACGCAACCTGCTCAACCTCAAACCGAACGAAGCCATCGCCGCCGACCCCGCTCAATACCGCCTGCTGCCCGTCAAAGGCGTGAACCTCGACGTACCGATTACCGTGTTGGCGAATCGCCCCGACCTGCGTGCCGCCGAATACCGCCTGCAATCCTCGCTCCAGTCCGTCGAGGCGCAAAAACGCAGTTGGTATCCCTCGATTACATTGGGCGCGAGCTTGAGCACGTCGTCTGAAAAAGCCAAAAGCGCGTTCAATATCCCGCTACTGGGCGGCTCCGCCACCATCAACCTGCCGTTCCTCAACTGGCAGACCATGAAGTGGAAAGACAAAACCGCCCAAGCCAATTTCGACAGCGCCAAACTCGACTTTGAAAAAGCCCTGACCACCGCGCTGAACGAAGTCAACACCAACTACCTCGCCTACCAAAACGCCCAAGCCGCACTTAACAACCAAGAGCAGCGTTACGCCTTAGACAAGAAAAACAGCCGCTACTACCAAGTGCGCTACCAACACGGCAAAAACGAGCTGAAAGACTGGCTCGAAGCGCTGAACAGCGAATACAGCTCCGCCCAAAACGTGCTGAACCAGCGGTACGAGACGCTGAAATACGAAAACATGGTGTATAAAGCGATGGCGGGCCGTTATACGCCGAAGTAGGGCGGTCGGCTCGAGAGGTCGTCTGAA
Protein-coding sequences here:
- a CDS encoding MacB family efflux pump subunit, which produces MSLIECKNINRYFGSGANRVHVLKDVSLSIEKGDFVAIIGQSGSGKSTLMNILGCLDSATSGSYQIDGIETAKMEPDELAALRRERFGFIFQRYNLLGSLTARDNVALPAVYMGMGGKERSTRAEKLLQDLGLEGKEGNKPSELSGGQQQRVSIARALMNGGEIIFADEPTGALDTASGKNVIEIIQKLHKEGHTVIMVTHDPGIAAIANRIIEIRDGEIISDSSKNPEIPESKIERIKEKSSWLFYYDQFVEAFKMSVQAIMAHKMRSLLTMLGIIIGIASVVSVVALGNGSEKKILADISAMGTNTISIFPGRGFGDRRSGRIKTLTIDDAKVIAKQSYVASATPQTTSGGTLTYRNTDLSASLYGVGEQYFDVLGLKLESGRLFDETDVKEDAQVVVIDQNTKEKLFGADVNPLGKTVLFNKRPLTVIGVMKKEENSFGNADVLMLWSPYTTVMHQITGESHTNSITVKIKDDANTQVAEKGLTELLKTRHGTEDFFMNNSDSIKQMVETTTGTMKLLISSIALISLVVGGIGVMNIMLVSVTERTKEIGVRMAIGARRNNILQQFLIEAVLICIIGGLVGVGLSTAISLVFNQFVTEFPMEISIGSVIGAVVCSTAIGVAFGFMPANKASKLNPIDALSKD
- a CDS encoding DUF4189 domain-containing protein; the encoded protein is MKKLFFVLLGLTSLNVYAADPTYDATRGALQNNSALCQYGYNPNCASSRQHQRKQPTEIVNINVPSKYGALAVNLKTGISGGALDMDSRAAAEREAIRTCEREGSNKPCVIAASVRNGCIAVAQGNKGKILKTFYGMKEPGLAETEALRKCRAAGVSGCKIVVSEGCSMPKF
- a CDS encoding TolC family protein, whose protein sequence is MQTKPFFQTALSLSLALALSACAVHSTDKNLTLESTGQVMSAAETAERYDVNGNWWEIYQSPQLNALMSQALENNIDLKQAAISVNKALYQANILGADLVPSFSGSLSASTSKNLKTGSHGNTFSSQLGLSYELDLWRKLSATADAQVWEYQATQQDMANTRLTLINNVADAYFNIAYLNEAIELAQKSLKQYQEINRIAEAKFRYGRADSSQPTQAKQSLLSAQNNLISLKNSLDTQKQVLRNLLNLKPNEAIAADPAQYRLLPVKGVNLDVPITVLANRPDLRAAEYRLQSSLQSVEAQKRSWYPSITLGASLSTSSEKAKSAFNIPLLGGSATINLPFLNWQTMKWKDKTAQANFDSAKLDFEKALTTALNEVNTNYLAYQNAQAALNNQEQRYALDKKNSRYYQVRYQHGKNELKDWLEALNSEYSSAQNVLNQRYETLKYENMVYKAMAGRYTPK
- a CDS encoding type IV pilin protein — protein: MKNKSQGFTLPELLVVVLIIAILATIGYPSYQRYVRKTRLESVRSELLINAQNLERYYAQHATVKAEAGNPALPPLVQNQYFNISIFNFEGPDDNDKKIVNSASSRYILEAKPTDEYKSTETCSVYLNSDGIFWASNSKNNEDCPGFEPISQE
- a CDS encoding SRPBCC family protein: MLTYTRSVRLDAPLEPIFRYCTSRHGFACQFPFDVQWLSEKEYWARGDILDFRYRVCGIWLRHRAEIISLEPNQSFTDLMLKGIYRSFRHTHEFRFSGGRTCVTDTVEFTFGLGKTIDRLIGLPTLRRTFEKRHCLLKEWAARWNGHVEKTQQIE
- a CDS encoding helix-hairpin-helix domain-containing protein; translated protein: MNPDKVQRSKLNTLTDLPNVGKTVAEDLALLGITQPQDLAGQDAYEMYDRLCSLTATRHDPCMIDIFLSLVDFMQGNEPKPWWHFTEQRKAFLADK
- a CDS encoding efflux RND transporter periplasmic adaptor subunit; translated protein: MAKIINKWTVGITVAAVLGFAAWSYFQPEPQTSYITETVKRGDISQTVSATGEISPSNLVSVGAQASGQIKKLYVKLGQQVKKGDLIAEINSTTQVNTLNTEKSKLETYQAKLVSAEIALNSAEKKYKREAALWKENATSKEDLESAKDALAAAKANVAELKASIKQTKISINTAESELGYTRITATMDGTVVAIPVEEGQTVNAVQSTPTIIQLANLDTMLNKMQIAEGDITKVKAGQDISFTILSEPDTPIKAKLDSVDPGLTTMSLGSYTTSTDTTSNAIYYYARALVPNPDGKLSIGMTTQNTIEINGVKNVLLVPTLTIKKHDGKSFVSVLGADGKASEREITVGLKDSMNTEVKSGLKEGDKVVMSEMSAAEQAEAAQRAMQGGPPR
- the pheA gene encoding prephenate dehydratase, giving the protein MSLSIDEQLLPHRNAIDEIDAEILRLLNERAGHAHAIGELKGTGAVYRPEREVAVLRRIQSLNKGPLPDESIARLFREVMSECLAVERPLTIAYLGPQGTFTQQAAIKHFGHAAHTAAFQTIDQCFRQVETRQADYLVAPVENSTEGSVGRTLDLLAVTALKACGEVIVRIHHNLLRKGTHELGGITKVIAHAQALAQCNDWLGRNLPNAERIAVSSNGEAARLVAESDDPSIAAIAGRTAADIYHLNYVAECIEDEPNNTTRFLVMGHQDTGSSGKDKTSLAVSAPNRAGAVAALLQPFTESGISMTKFESRPSKSALWEYLFFIDIEGHQNDEKVQNALRLLSERASFVKVIGSYPAAVL
- a CDS encoding DUF1877 family protein codes for the protein MDVYATYTAYPQSGIEQIKASSGTPAAVSECSAGKLWDALHFVLTGKGSDDADAANPLSKAIIGNILRQDEEAGEHTGWIDDTETAEVAQALNQADFAALLDGKAAADFQNNQIYPDIWGDEKAFAETRAELAQRFKELAAFYQAAAEQHCGVVVRIS